TTTTATTTGCATTATTTACAGGTGGAGAAATTATTTATTACATTTTTTTTGCACTTTCATCCCTTTTATTACTTTGTCTTTTATACATTTTGGCAGCTAGCGCATCTGTAAAACTTCATATTGATGTAGAAAACCATGTTACACATGTCGGCGAGAAACTAAAATATAAGATAAAATTGAGGAACAAAGGTTTTTTCCATATATTATTTATAGTTGTAGATGACAAAAATCCAGGGCTTTTACCTGTGACAACTAATTTGAAGCCATTTGGTAAAAAGGCGGTAAAAAGGATTTTTGAAAGCAAAAGAAGGGGTATCTATAAAATTGGTCCTGTAACGGTAAAAATCAGGGACCCCTTTGGAATCCTTGAAATTAAAAAAACATTTAAAACAAATCATAAAATAACGGTATACCCGTTTATATACAATATCGCAGTTAAATTACCGGCGATGACCGCGATCGGAAACACAGAGGTAAAGAATAGGTCATATGAAGATTATACGAATTTATCCAATTTGCGTGAATATGTTGATGGTGATAGCTTAAAGAAAGTGCATTGGCGAATATCGGCAAAAAAACAGAAATTGTACGTGAAAGAATATGAATATACCGCATCAAATGAAGTCTATATGCTATGGGACTTGGATAAAGCACATTATGCTGATGATTATAACGGTGTGACTGATGAAAGAAGTGCAGAGTGTATGCTCTCACTTGCAAAATATTGTCTTATTAATGACGTACCAGTAAATCTTGTGGATTATGAGACAAGAAAGATACTCATTAGAGGTAAAAGCATAAAGGATTTTGATATATTTAAGACATCTACACTTTCAATATTTCCGGTTTTCAGCTATGATTTTAATGACTTTATTATAAGATGTCTTAAAAGCATACCATATGATTCGACGATAGCTATTATAACACCACATGTTGATGATAGTACCATCAATGGGCTATCAAATATTAGAATTCATAGAGACCTGATGATATTTTATACAGATAAAAATCTTATTGATCAAAGATTAAGAGACAAATTAGAAAAATTAAATGTAAAATTTATTCAGTGGGGAGTTAAAGATGCGAGTACCAACAAAAAAGAAGTTCAATATATTTGAATACCTTATATCGATTATATTGTCTGTTATACTTACACTGTCGATATTTAATGGGTTGAACTTCAATGTCAGCATATATGACATTATATTCTTATGCTCTTTATTCACAGCTATCATAACCTTCCTATTAAAAAGGCCTCAAATCATAATAATATTATTGACAATATTTATATTTATCGATGCATACCTGTTTTACGTTAAAAAGGAATTGCTGGCACATGCTGTAATATATATTGACCAGTTCGTAAATTGGCTAACAGTGTATATGAGCGAGAAAAATTGGCCTGATGGTTTTGATAGATTAACAAGTAAATATTTATTATTTACCATAATACTTACATGTGTCCTTATAGCATTGATTATTTCGCTATTAAACAACATCATTAAGAGCCACTTTTTAACAATGCTTGTTGGTATGGGAATCTTGATATTCCAATGGTATAATTTTGTCGATAAAGCGTATATCTACTTAGTATTCTATGTTGCCGTATGTTTTGTTAATATGTCACTAAAATACTACCAAAAAGCAGGCAATGGCAAAGCGGCAGTTGTAAATCTTTTGATTATAGCTATGATTTTTTCATCAATAAGTTCTGCTATCGCATATGCAATGCCGAAGGGGTTTGAGCCAGTAGAATGGAAGGCATTAAACGATAAGTTTTATGATTTATTTCCCTTTACAAAAACATGGAGAAATGGCATAGGAGAAGGCAATGCAAGTGCTTTTTCAAACGCAAACTTTATATCTTTCTCACAAGATTTAGGTGGCCCAGCGAACTTAGGTGATCAAATTATAATGAGGGTAAAAGCTGATGAAA
This portion of the Thermoanaerobacterium sp. RBIITD genome encodes:
- a CDS encoding DUF58 domain-containing protein, with the translated sequence MRNFIYLLSLTIASFLFALFTGGEIIYYIFFALSSLLLLCLLYILAASASVKLHIDVENHVTHVGEKLKYKIKLRNKGFFHILFIVVDDKNPGLLPVTTNLKPFGKKAVKRIFESKRRGIYKIGPVTVKIRDPFGILEIKKTFKTNHKITVYPFIYNIAVKLPAMTAIGNTEVKNRSYEDYTNLSNLREYVDGDSLKKVHWRISAKKQKLYVKEYEYTASNEVYMLWDLDKAHYADDYNGVTDERSAECMLSLAKYCLINDVPVNLVDYETRKILIRGKSIKDFDIFKTSTLSIFPVFSYDFNDFIIRCLKSIPYDSTIAIITPHVDDSTINGLSNIRIHRDLMIFYTDKNLIDQRLRDKLEKLNVKFIQWGVKDASTNKKEVQYI